The sequence AGCTTCTCCGACCACTGCTCAAACGGTCCCCAGCACAGGTAATGCCCGCGCACGCTGAAATGTCGCCCGGCTAGCCAAGTGAGCGATTGATCGAGCCAGGCCCTGCGATAGCCCAGGCTGCCGGTATTGTCTTTGGCACTCTGCCACGGTCCGCGCTTCATCTCGTTTTCAAAAACGACCCGGCTGAAGCATTCGTCCACGATGGCCCGGTAGCGTTCTCCGTCAGTCGATGTGTCACAAAGCTGTTTTGCCGTCACCACGGTGCCAAAGCCGAAGGAGTGCCGCTTCAGACGGACATCCACTGGGGTATCCGTGATGGCCTTGCCCTCGTGATCGCGCAGCGTGATGGAAAAAGTGGCCTTGCGGTTCTTTTCGATGCGTTCATGCGCCGCCTTCCGCCACGTGGCGTCAGGCTCCCGACCTGCATAAGTGAAACGTGGCTGGGGCAGCTTTTGCAGGGGAAAAGCCGGTCCATAGTTCAGCAGGCGCAGCCCGCCGATGTCCACTTTTTGCGCCTCGCCGCCGAGATGGATGGAGACGGCGCATTTGCCCTCCGGCCCCTCGTCGCTCGCAGTGAAGGGCAGGACGACTGGTTGCCATTGAGTCCCTGCCCGGAAAAGGGTGCTGCCGAGTTTTGGAAATTTCGGCGGCTTGTGTGCTTCCACCGAGGCGAAACCCGAGGCTGCACCCTCCACAGCGCGGGCATAAAAAACAAGCAGGCAGGCGTCCCCCTTTGCAATGGCACCGCGCACGTCGGAGACGACCTGCACACTCCATGAGTTCGCCGGGCGTTGTTTGACATGAACACGCCAGAACTCAGCCCAAGGCACGTCACCCACCCGCTGAATCTCGAACGTCGCAACACTGCCGTCCTTGGGCGCGGACACTTTCGACCCAGCTAGATTGCCTGATGGGAGCAAGTCGTGACCGCCGAGAGGAAAATCAATACCAAGCTCCGCCGCGTGGGCCTGTGCGGCACCTAGCAAAAGTGCGAGGACCAAAGGACGCCAAATAGAATGCGGCTTCATGATTCGTGCTCCATTCAATCCATGTAGTCGTTGATCAGATTCTCCAGCATCTCCTGGCGTCCGCTCGTGGGAATCACGCGGCCAACTGTGAGGGCGTGCTTCTCCAGTGTCTCAAACGTGGCCTTGCCAGAGGTGATGGTCTCACCAATACCAGAGTTGAAGGTCGCGTAACGGGCTTTTACGAAACCGTCGAGTTCGCCATCCGCCACAATGCGGTGGGCAATTTTCAGACCGCGAGCAAAGGCGTCCATGCCACCGACATGGGCGTGGAAGATGTCCACCACCTCGTGGCTCTCGCGTCGAACCTTGGCGTCAAAATTCAGCCCTCCTGTGGTGAAACCGCCTGCGCGGAGAAGCTGCAGCATCATCTGCGTGGTCATGTAAACATTCGTTGGGAACTGGTCGGTATCCCAGCCGACGAGTTCGTCGCCGGTATTGGCGTCGATGCTGCCCAAGGCCCCCGCGTTGGCCGCAACGGCGAGTTCGTGCTCGACTCGATGCAGCGCGAGCGTCGCATGATTGG is a genomic window of Verrucomicrobiaceae bacterium containing:
- a CDS encoding endo-1,4-beta-xylanase gives rise to the protein MKPHSIWRPLVLALLLGAAQAHAAELGIDFPLGGHDLLPSGNLAGSKVSAPKDGSVATFEIQRVGDVPWAEFWRVHVKQRPANSWSVQVVSDVRGAIAKGDACLLVFYARAVEGAASGFASVEAHKPPKFPKLGSTLFRAGTQWQPVVLPFTASDEGPEGKCAVSIHLGGEAQKVDIGGLRLLNYGPAFPLQKLPQPRFTYAGREPDATWRKAAHERIEKNRKATFSITLRDHEGKAITDTPVDVRLKRHSFGFGTVVTAKQLCDTSTDGERYRAIVDECFSRVVFENEMKRGPWQSAKDNTGSLGYRRAWLDQSLTWLAGRHFSVRGHYLCWGPFEQWSEKLKDQPQAIREGVLAHMRDIVPAMEQHVTEWDALNHPAGWEPQSTIDTVLGDAFYAEVFREAERLTALPLWINEDQVFRPGRQQEEYFQIIQKLLASGVKPAGLGNQAHFHFSYLPSPEEMLANSERFAQLVPALQITEFDVDTSGDEALAADFTRDALTMAFSHPAYTGFVLWGFWEGAHWKPATALWRKDWSEKPAAKVWRDLICNQWHTEEQVKSDEKGGVSFRGFFGIYEISIRTPSGLRTLTVDLGADKPRTTIIKLPAP